One genomic window of Euwallacea fornicatus isolate EFF26 chromosome 7, ASM4011564v1, whole genome shotgun sequence includes the following:
- the Pym gene encoding partner of Y14 and mago, with translation MSTYAANANIVTENGEQFIPASQRPDGTWRKARRVKEGYVPQEEVPLYESKGKQFVSKKQEPVVLSSGQTAQRPIPGLFIIQDDKEKKGQKKKSKNKIDEINKILESTKISEKSSEKTKSPVEKPRPAAKTELQEATDPAKKLKKLKKRLREIEALEEKVKNGSLGKPEPEQLAKLDRKNDLLVQIRELEKQVQ, from the exons ATGTCCACATACGCCGCCAATGCCAATATTGTTACTGAAAATG GGGAACAATTCATACCAGCTTCACAAAGGCCAGATGGTACATGGAGAAAGGCCCGACGAGTAAAAGAGGGCTATGTACCTCAAGAAGAGGTACCTCTTTATGAAAGTAAGGGGAAACAGTTTGTTTCTAAAAAACAAGAGCCTGTAGTACTTTCCAGTGGACAGACTGCTCAAAGACCTATTCCAGGATTGTTTATTATTCAAgatgataaagaaaaaaaaggacaaaagaaaaagtcaaaaaata aaatcgatgaaataaataaaattcttgaaagtaccaaaatatctgaaaaatctTCAGAGAAAACAAAAAGTCCAGTTGAGAAACCACGACCTGCTGCTAAAACTGAACTACAAGAAGCCACTGATCctgcaaaaaaacttaaaaagttgaaaaaacgCCTTCGAGAAATTGAGGCATTAGAAGAGAAAGTGAAAAATGGGTCACTGGGAAAACCAGAGCCTGAACAGTTGGCAAAACTAGATAGAAAGAATGATCTCTTGGTACAGATTAGGGAACTTGAGAAACAAGTGCAATAA
- the LOC136340064 gene encoding putative inorganic phosphate cotransporter isoform X1, translating to MLSGWKLTVSKWFLIPQRYVLGIMGFLAILNAYSMRVSLSIAITEMVRSSNSSSDDEYVNYCKVGNSTHSDNNAVTNPDILYDWDGATQGLILSAFYWGYLITHLPGGILASKFGGKYTLGLGILSTGIFTTITPWVVTTSHGDWKWVVALRVVEGLGEGTTYPALNTMLAQWVPLKERSKIGSLVYAGGQMGTILCNLVSGHLITATEDWASVFYLFGGLGILWFMCFQLLCYSDPKQHPFISDEEREYLEKELNSVSETSLSIPWKAIATSVPLWALIAAQIGHDWGFYTMVTDLPKYMKEVLRFEVAKNGLWNSVPYGAMWIVSISSGYICDWAINNNWMSVTGARRFFTCFAAVGPAIFIMIASYAECNTTLAVWMFTVAMGFMGTFYCGMKVNALDLSPNFAGIIMAITNGIGAVAGIVTPYLTGALTGNHTLFEWRIVFWISFGIFGSTSIVYWLFGSGEEQWWNDPQKIRKHSTCISLEKAKSGDNGTVEKDRITVVS from the exons ATGCTCAGTGGGTGGAAATTGACTGTGTCCAAAT GGTTTTTAATACCCCAGCGATACGTGCTGGGAATAATGGGGTTCCTGGCCATTCTAAACGCATATTCGATGCGAGTGTCCCTATCAATAGCAATAACAGAAATGGTTCGGTCTTCGAATTCCTCGAGCGATGACGAATACGTGAACTATTGTAAAGTGGGAAATAGTACTCATTCAGACAATAATGCAGTGACG AACCCTGATATATTATACGACTGGGATGGAGCAACCCAAGGACTGATTTTGAGCGCTTTCTATTGGGGTTACCTGATAACCCATTTGCCGGGGGGAATCCTGGCCTCCAAGTTTGGAGGTAAATACACCTTAGGACTGGGGATTTTGTCTACTGGCATATTTACCACAATTACTCCATGGGTGGTAACGACGTCGCATGGAGACTGGAAGTGGGTTGTTGCTTTGAGGGTGGTGGAGGGACTGGGCGAG GGTACCACGTACCCGGCCCTCAACACTATGCTCGCCCAATGGGTGCCACTAAAAGAACGATCTAAAATAGGTTCGTTGGTTTATGCTGGAGGACAAATGG GCACAATTTTATGTAATCTTGTTAGTGGGCACCTCATAACAGCAACAGAAGACTGGGCTTCAGTGTTCTACCTATTCGGCGGGCTTGGAATTTTATGGTTCATGTGTTTCCAACTGCTTTGCTACTCTGATCCTAAGCAACATCCCTTTATTAGCGACGAAGAGCGAGAATATCTGGAGAAGGAACTCA ATAGCGTCTCAGAAACCTCTCTATCAATTCCATGGAAAGCCATAGCAACGTCCGTCCCCCTGTGGGCCCTAATTGCAGCCCAAATAGGTCACGATTGGGGGTTCTATACTATGGTAACGGACCTTCCCAAGTACATGAAGGAAGTACTGAGATTCGAGGTGGCTAAAAACGGCCTATGGAACTCAGTTCCTTATGGGGCAATGTGGATTGTTTCCATAAGCAGTGGTTATATTTGCGACTGGGCCATCAACAATAATTGGATGAGTGTTACTGGGGCTCGGAGGTTCTTCACCTGCTTTG CTGCCGTCGGTCCTGCAATATTCATAATGATAGCCTCATACGCCGAATGCAACACGACCCTTGCAGTCTGGATGTTCACCGTCGCAATGGGATTCATGGGCACTTTCTACTGCGGAATGAAGGTGAACGCTTTGGATTTGAGTCCCAATTTTGCTGGGATTATCATGGCAATCACCAATGGTATTGGAGCTGTAGCTGGCATAGTCACTCCTTACTTAACTGGCGCCCTTACTGGCAAT CACACACTTTTTGAGTGGAGAATAGTTTTTTGGATTTCATTCGGCATATTTGGGTCCACAAGTATTGTGTACTGGCTGTTTGGAAGTGGAGAAGAGCAATGGTGGAATGACCCGCAGAAAATCCGCAAACATTCCACATGCATATCATTGGAAAAGGCTAAGTCTGGCGACAATGGGACTGTGGAGAAAGATAGGATAACAGTAGTTTCGTAA
- the LOC136340064 gene encoding putative inorganic phosphate cotransporter isoform X2, whose product MLSGWKLTVSKWFLIPQRYVLGIMGFLAILNAYSMRVSLSIAITEMVRSSNSSSDDEYVNYCKVGNSTHSDNNAVTNPDILYDWDGATQGLILSAFYWGYLITHLPGGILASKFGGKYTLGLGILSTGIFTTITPWVVTTSHGDWKWVVALRVVEGLGEGTTYPALNTMLAQWVPLKERSKIGSLVYAGGQMGTILCNLVSGHLITATEDWASVFYLFGGLGILWFMCFQLLCYSDPKQHPFISDEEREYLEKELNSVSETSLSIPWKAIATSVPLWALIAAQIGHDWGFYTMVTDLPKYMKEVLRFEVAKNGLWNSVPYGAMWIVSISSGYICDWAINNNWMSVTGARRFFTCFAAVGPAIFIMIASYAECNTTLAVWMFTVAMGFMGTFYCGMKVNALDLSPNFAGIIMAITNGIGAVAGIVTPYLTGALTGNRREPIPDCQKLAQGAGRESLQIFLTIRILYSVGAELLSFVFQHMQ is encoded by the exons ATGCTCAGTGGGTGGAAATTGACTGTGTCCAAAT GGTTTTTAATACCCCAGCGATACGTGCTGGGAATAATGGGGTTCCTGGCCATTCTAAACGCATATTCGATGCGAGTGTCCCTATCAATAGCAATAACAGAAATGGTTCGGTCTTCGAATTCCTCGAGCGATGACGAATACGTGAACTATTGTAAAGTGGGAAATAGTACTCATTCAGACAATAATGCAGTGACG AACCCTGATATATTATACGACTGGGATGGAGCAACCCAAGGACTGATTTTGAGCGCTTTCTATTGGGGTTACCTGATAACCCATTTGCCGGGGGGAATCCTGGCCTCCAAGTTTGGAGGTAAATACACCTTAGGACTGGGGATTTTGTCTACTGGCATATTTACCACAATTACTCCATGGGTGGTAACGACGTCGCATGGAGACTGGAAGTGGGTTGTTGCTTTGAGGGTGGTGGAGGGACTGGGCGAG GGTACCACGTACCCGGCCCTCAACACTATGCTCGCCCAATGGGTGCCACTAAAAGAACGATCTAAAATAGGTTCGTTGGTTTATGCTGGAGGACAAATGG GCACAATTTTATGTAATCTTGTTAGTGGGCACCTCATAACAGCAACAGAAGACTGGGCTTCAGTGTTCTACCTATTCGGCGGGCTTGGAATTTTATGGTTCATGTGTTTCCAACTGCTTTGCTACTCTGATCCTAAGCAACATCCCTTTATTAGCGACGAAGAGCGAGAATATCTGGAGAAGGAACTCA ATAGCGTCTCAGAAACCTCTCTATCAATTCCATGGAAAGCCATAGCAACGTCCGTCCCCCTGTGGGCCCTAATTGCAGCCCAAATAGGTCACGATTGGGGGTTCTATACTATGGTAACGGACCTTCCCAAGTACATGAAGGAAGTACTGAGATTCGAGGTGGCTAAAAACGGCCTATGGAACTCAGTTCCTTATGGGGCAATGTGGATTGTTTCCATAAGCAGTGGTTATATTTGCGACTGGGCCATCAACAATAATTGGATGAGTGTTACTGGGGCTCGGAGGTTCTTCACCTGCTTTG CTGCCGTCGGTCCTGCAATATTCATAATGATAGCCTCATACGCCGAATGCAACACGACCCTTGCAGTCTGGATGTTCACCGTCGCAATGGGATTCATGGGCACTTTCTACTGCGGAATGAAGGTGAACGCTTTGGATTTGAGTCCCAATTTTGCTGGGATTATCATGGCAATCACCAATGGTATTGGAGCTGTAGCTGGCATAGTCACTCCTTACTTAACTGGCGCCCTTACTGGCAAT CGACGAGAGCCGATTCCAGATTGTCAGAAACTTGCCCAAGGTGCCGGTCGGGAATCCTTGCAAATATTTCTGACGATTCGGATTCTCTATTCTGTTGGAGCAGAGCTCTTGTCTTTCGTCTTCCAGCACATGCAATAA